Proteins from a genomic interval of Paenibacillus sp. FSL R5-0623:
- a CDS encoding SDR family oxidoreductase, producing MTADEHLTEDGQGRINTGHDAVKKTKERANTPVALITGTSSGFGMLTAITLAKQGYRVVATMRDLSRREELVKLAEQAGLAERLQYVQLDVTDAESVQEAVGSVLLNNGRIDMLVNNAGFAVGGFIEEVLMEDWRRQMETNLFGLIAVTRAVLPVMREQKQGLIINLSSVSGLSGFPGYAPYAASKFAVEGFTESLRHEMSSFGVRVVLVEPGAYRTPIWNKGLGEIHRNEDSPYKHKLDAVLRYSQHASETAPDPQEVADLIGRIARIRAPRLRYALGKGSRVLIIGKAVLPWKWLERIIARGLK from the coding sequence GTGACAGCAGATGAACACTTAACAGAGGACGGGCAGGGACGCATTAACACGGGTCATGATGCAGTGAAGAAGACAAAGGAGAGAGCGAACACCCCGGTGGCCTTAATTACGGGTACATCCAGTGGTTTTGGTATGCTTACCGCAATCACCCTTGCCAAGCAGGGGTATCGCGTTGTTGCTACAATGCGTGATCTGAGTCGAAGAGAAGAATTGGTGAAACTGGCTGAACAGGCGGGGTTAGCTGAACGTTTGCAATATGTGCAACTGGATGTGACCGATGCTGAATCGGTGCAGGAAGCTGTGGGGTCCGTACTTCTTAATAATGGCCGAATCGACATGCTGGTGAACAATGCAGGATTTGCGGTGGGCGGGTTCATTGAGGAAGTATTGATGGAGGATTGGCGGCGCCAGATGGAAACGAATCTATTTGGATTAATCGCCGTGACACGTGCGGTCCTGCCTGTAATGCGTGAACAGAAGCAGGGGTTGATTATTAACTTGTCCAGCGTAAGTGGGTTGTCCGGTTTTCCGGGGTATGCGCCCTATGCTGCCTCCAAATTCGCTGTGGAGGGATTCACGGAAAGTCTGCGACATGAGATGTCTTCGTTTGGCGTTCGCGTGGTATTGGTAGAACCAGGTGCTTATCGCACGCCGATCTGGAATAAAGGTTTGGGTGAGATTCACAGAAACGAGGACTCTCCATATAAACATAAGCTGGATGCGGTTCTTCGTTATTCCCAACATGCAAGCGAGACAGCGCCTGATCCACAGGAAGTGGCAGATCTGATCGGCCGAATTGCGCGGATACGTGCACCAAGACTTCGATATGCGCTCGGAAAGGGTTCGCGTGTGCTGATCATAGGCAAAGCGGTGCTACCCTGGAAGTGGCTGGAGAGGATTATCGCCCGTGGTTTAAAATAG